GCCTGCTGCGGCAGGAGGTACGTGATCCAATCCGGCCCATCGAACCGGACGACACGGCCTACAAGGCCGCCTGCAGCCGCTTTGAATTCCTCGCGTCCATGATCGCCATGGACGATGACGATGAGTACCGTCGCGACCCCTGGCCCGGCGAATTCCTCACAGGTGAGTACTGGGGTCACGACAGCGGCGTAGCCAGGACCATCGAGCAAGAGCTGACCCCCGCCTGGCCCCTGCTGCAAGCAGGCGCGTTCAGCGGCGACCTTGACCGGGCGAAGGCGGCTTACACCCGCCTCATCGAATGGCGAGCACAAAACCACCGAGGTTTCTAGCGCCCCTCGGTTCCGCCCGGTCACCGCGCCGGACCGTCCGGGGCAGCGCAATCGCCGATGTCGACCGCACCGGCTGTGGCCAGCGTGCGCCGTCGCCGGTGCTGCGGCTCTCAGAACGTTGTGGCGGTCGGATCCTGCCGAAATCCGGTGGCGATCTCATGGTGGCGTGCGAGCACCGTGTTCGGGCCAACGCGGAGACGCGGTCGGGATCCAGGCTGCGGCAAGCAGCCGTTCTCACCAGCAGCATGGGCTGCTACGTGGTAGCCGAGGTGATTCTCTCAAACGCCCATCTCAAGTAAGGACACCGGGCCATTGGCCTTGTCGGCGGTAGCGGTGGGACGGTTGACGTCGAGTCGGATGGGGTCGTAACCGCCGACCTCCAGCGCATCCTCGGCGTACGGCAAACCGCTGAGTAGGCTCCGGCGGCATAGCCCCGCCCCCGTAGACCACTTTCCATCCCCCAGCAGCGGCCCGGCCTCCTCCTTCCCCTCCGGGGCCGGGCCGCTGCCATACGCTGAAGGCCCAGTCGGCTGTCACAACTCAGGCAGGACGACCGGGCGACGCCTTCGGGACGCGGCCGTCAGTTCACGGTCATCGACCACGCGCCGCGCGAGAGGGTGAGGGTGCCGTCCGGGTCGACCCGGGCCTGCGCCCCGTAGACCGGCAACGCGCCCTCGCGGTTGAGCCGGTGCCGGATCCGCTCCAGCTCGTCCCACAGGCGCCTCGGGCCGCTCTGATGGACTGTGGGCGAGTCGAGGAACCCGGATGCTGTGGCGCGAGCCCATGACCCGTCGGGGTGGAGCAGCCACACCGTGCGGGTTTCGCCGTCCTGGGTGTGCCGGTAGTCGATGCCGGGGAGGTTCAGTGCGAGCATCGACATGACGTCCCAGGCGTCCGGGGGGTACAGCAGTGGGTACCGGCTGGTGGAGGTCGCCTCGCCCTCCCCTTCCATCGCTCCCTTCCAGACGTCGTCCGCTGGGTGCTCGTAGTCGGCGCCGTGCCGGGTGGGCATGAATCCCGCCCGGTCCCACTCGATTCGCCCGACGGCGCCGCCGTCCTCGGTCTTGTCCGCGGTGAGGATCAGGCCCGTGCCGGCGAGCGTCGTCACGAACCGTCCGCCTCGCCGGAGCGCCTGGAGCCAGGACACCGGCACGCGCCGTACGGACACCGTGGCCACTATCCGGTCGTACTCGCCGGGCAGTGGGCCGGTGATGTCGCAGACCTCGACGCGCGGGCGCTCGCCCATCAGGCTCAGCCGGTCCTGGGCGATGTTCACCAGCCACTCATCGACGTCGACGCTCGTGACGTGGTCGCTGCCGAGCCGAGCACAGGCGAGAGCGGTCCCGTAGCCGGTGCCCGTGGTGACCAGGATCTGATTGTCGTCGGCGATCATCGCGTGCCGGTACATCCGGACGACGAGGCTGGGCAGCGTCGAGGAGGACGTGGGCGTGCCGTCGCTGATGATGCCGATGCCTTCGATGCCGGCGACGTCGGCGTGACAGGTATCGACGCGGGTGACCAGTGTCGTGTCCGTGTAGACGTTCTTCAGCCAGGCGTCGGGGTTGCTCTGGCCATCCCGCAGGATCCAGGCGTCGCCGTCCGCTTCCCACCACCGAGGGACGTATGTGTGTCGCGGCACTGTGGCCACGGCGGAGTGCCAGCGCGATTCCGGCCGTACGACCTCGCGGGCTAGGCGCTGTGCATGCGGTAGCCATTCCATGGCTTGCGGCCTTCCTTTCCTCAGTCGTAGGCCGGGTCGCAGGCCTCGGTGTTCGCCGGGTCGCAGTCGTTGG
This genomic stretch from Streptomyces deccanensis harbors:
- a CDS encoding protein-L-isoaspartate O-methyltransferase family protein produces the protein MEWLPHAQRLAREVVRPESRWHSAVATVPRHTYVPRWWEADGDAWILRDGQSNPDAWLKNVYTDTTLVTRVDTCHADVAGIEGIGIISDGTPTSSSTLPSLVVRMYRHAMIADDNQILVTTGTGYGTALACARLGSDHVTSVDVDEWLVNIAQDRLSLMGERPRVEVCDITGPLPGEYDRIVATVSVRRVPVSWLQALRRGGRFVTTLAGTGLILTADKTEDGGAVGRIEWDRAGFMPTRHGADYEHPADDVWKGAMEGEGEATSTSRYPLLYPPDAWDVMSMLALNLPGIDYRHTQDGETRTVWLLHPDGSWARATASGFLDSPTVHQSGPRRLWDELERIRHRLNREGALPVYGAQARVDPDGTLTLSRGAWSMTVN